A portion of the Microlunatus phosphovorus NM-1 genome contains these proteins:
- a CDS encoding LacI family DNA-binding transcriptional regulator — protein sequence MAVARRSGRVTLEDVAAEAGVSRALASIVMRDAPGASAATRERVLATARELGYRPDVRARSLGGQKSKLIGVMFGVGVGTFHFDLLEGLYAAAAEHDHNLILSAVTPGRDEATALASLQDFRFDGLIMLGPPTEQPLLAGELPVVVVGWHVDHPRVDIVRTSDETAMAIAVEHLASLGHRRIAHLDGGETVIGVARRQAFVAAMTERGLAGTMRLVPGGQAQLDGQRAALRLLANEDDLPTALIAYNDDTAIAAMGVLAQQGISVPGDISVIGWDDSQLAMLSPVGLTSVRQEPGELARLAVERTIDRIKQRRIEDREIILEPELRLRQSTCPPPLGMS from the coding sequence GTGGCGGTGGCGAGACGCAGCGGGCGAGTCACGCTCGAGGACGTGGCGGCCGAGGCTGGGGTGTCACGCGCCCTGGCCTCGATCGTGATGCGCGACGCACCTGGGGCGAGCGCGGCGACCCGCGAGCGGGTGCTGGCCACCGCCCGGGAGCTCGGCTATCGACCAGACGTCCGCGCGCGGTCCCTGGGTGGTCAGAAGTCCAAGCTCATCGGGGTGATGTTCGGGGTCGGCGTGGGGACCTTCCACTTCGATCTGCTGGAGGGTCTGTACGCCGCCGCAGCCGAACACGATCACAACCTGATCTTGAGCGCCGTCACCCCTGGCCGTGATGAGGCCACCGCATTGGCGTCGCTGCAGGACTTCCGGTTCGACGGTCTGATCATGCTCGGGCCACCGACGGAGCAACCGCTGCTGGCCGGTGAACTGCCGGTGGTGGTCGTCGGCTGGCACGTCGATCACCCTCGGGTCGACATCGTCCGCACCTCCGATGAGACCGCAATGGCGATTGCCGTGGAGCATCTGGCATCCCTGGGACATCGGCGGATCGCTCATCTCGACGGCGGTGAGACGGTGATCGGTGTGGCCCGCCGGCAGGCGTTCGTGGCAGCAATGACCGAGCGGGGCCTGGCGGGCACGATGCGCCTCGTGCCCGGCGGACAGGCACAGCTCGATGGTCAACGCGCTGCGCTACGGCTGCTGGCCAACGAGGATGACCTCCCGACTGCACTGATCGCGTACAACGACGACACGGCGATCGCCGCCATGGGCGTACTCGCCCAACAAGGGATCTCCGTGCCTGGCGACATCTCAGTCATCGGTTGGGACGACAGTCAGCTGGCCATGCTGTCCCCGGTCGGGCTGACCAGTGTCCGCCAGGAGCCCGGAGAGCTGGCTCGTCTCGCAGTGGAGCGGACCATTGACCGGATCAAGCAACGCCGCATCGAGGATCGGGAGATCATCCTGGAGCCGGAGTTGCGGCTCCGGCAGAGCACCTGTCCGCCACCCCTTGGCATGTCTTGA
- a CDS encoding sugar phosphate isomerase/epimerase family protein, which yields MKLALDPQMYYSTSTVYELPDHVARMGYEWMEISPKADFVPFFKHPRIDDAGVRKLKKVAADAGVGIASVLPVQRWSGPGEDERQAAVRAWKRAIQITVDLGVNVMNSEFNGRPEAAEHAEAQFLKSMDELLPIFEREGVELILEPHPDDFIEDGIEAIELIRGLNKDWIGFLYCTPHAFHQGHSATEIIQCAAEKTRYVHLADAWDHTSNNGLRYITNPPGNPVRVHQHMEMGRGEVPYEEVFAALASVGFDGVISSCVFGWEDDRDGVNTRQREKAQALITEHFTR from the coding sequence ATGAAGCTCGCGCTCGATCCGCAGATGTACTACTCGACCAGCACCGTCTACGAGCTGCCCGATCACGTGGCCCGGATGGGCTACGAGTGGATGGAGATCTCGCCGAAGGCTGACTTCGTCCCGTTCTTCAAGCACCCGCGGATCGACGACGCAGGGGTGCGCAAACTCAAGAAGGTCGCCGCGGACGCCGGCGTCGGGATCGCGTCCGTGCTGCCGGTGCAGCGTTGGTCGGGGCCGGGGGAGGACGAACGCCAGGCCGCCGTACGCGCCTGGAAACGTGCCATCCAGATCACCGTGGACCTCGGCGTCAACGTGATGAACTCCGAGTTCAACGGGCGACCTGAGGCGGCCGAGCATGCCGAGGCGCAGTTCCTCAAGTCGATGGACGAGTTGCTGCCGATCTTCGAGCGGGAGGGAGTGGAGCTGATCCTGGAGCCGCACCCCGACGACTTCATCGAGGACGGCATCGAGGCGATCGAGCTGATCCGCGGTCTGAACAAGGACTGGATCGGCTTCCTCTACTGCACGCCGCACGCCTTCCATCAGGGACATTCGGCGACCGAGATCATCCAGTGCGCGGCGGAGAAGACCCGTTATGTGCACCTGGCCGACGCGTGGGACCACACCAGCAACAACGGTCTGCGCTACATCACCAACCCGCCGGGCAACCCGGTGCGGGTGCACCAGCACATGGAGATGGGGCGCGGCGAGGTGCCGTACGAGGAGGTCTTCGCGGCCTTGGCCTCGGTCGGCTTCGACGGGGTCATCTCCTCCTGTGTGTTCGGCTGGGAAGACGACCGCGACGGGGTCAACACCCGGCAGCGGGAGAAGGCTCAGGCACTGATCACCGAACATTTCACGCGCTGA
- a CDS encoding Gfo/Idh/MocA family oxidoreductase — MKLTDLRVAVLGLGLMGSFHTELLTSRIRGVQVTVVNDFVQAKAEEVAARIGARVVADPIEAIKDPEVDAVLLATPGNTHAEQVNACLDAGKPVLCEKPLTTDVDSAYAIVAKEAALGKQLIQVGFMRRFDAEYAALRELIVDGGLGNPLMVHCTHRNPAVPPHFNSEFMIRDSVVHEVDVARFLLGEEIASVQVIKGVATSTAPEGTNDPMLVIFEMTSGRIVTDEIYVRTGVAYEVRTEVVGESGSALIGLDQNLQVKSTDGRWGGRITPGFVERFGQAYAVELQRWVDAAGQGTIDGPGAWDGYAAVAVCEAGVQALTVDGKVEVQLQTRPEAAR; from the coding sequence GTGAAATTGACTGACCTGCGTGTCGCCGTCTTGGGCCTCGGCCTGATGGGCTCGTTCCATACCGAGTTGTTGACCAGCCGCATCCGCGGCGTTCAAGTCACGGTCGTGAACGACTTCGTACAGGCCAAGGCCGAAGAGGTGGCCGCTCGGATCGGCGCTCGGGTGGTGGCCGATCCGATCGAGGCGATCAAGGACCCAGAGGTCGACGCGGTCTTGCTGGCCACGCCCGGCAACACCCATGCCGAGCAGGTGAACGCCTGCCTCGATGCGGGCAAGCCCGTGCTGTGCGAGAAGCCGTTGACCACCGATGTCGACTCCGCGTACGCGATCGTCGCCAAAGAGGCCGCACTCGGCAAGCAGCTGATCCAGGTCGGGTTCATGCGCCGGTTCGACGCGGAGTACGCCGCACTGCGGGAGCTGATCGTCGACGGTGGCCTCGGCAACCCGTTGATGGTGCACTGCACCCACCGCAACCCGGCCGTGCCGCCGCACTTCAACTCCGAGTTCATGATCAGGGACTCGGTGGTGCACGAGGTCGACGTCGCCAGATTCCTGCTGGGCGAGGAGATCGCCTCCGTGCAGGTGATCAAGGGCGTGGCCACGTCCACGGCTCCCGAGGGCACCAACGACCCGATGCTGGTGATCTTCGAGATGACCTCCGGACGGATCGTCACCGACGAGATCTACGTGCGCACCGGGGTCGCGTACGAGGTGCGTACCGAGGTGGTCGGCGAGTCCGGCAGCGCGCTGATCGGTCTGGACCAGAACCTGCAGGTCAAGTCGACCGACGGCCGCTGGGGAGGCCGGATCACCCCAGGCTTCGTCGAGCGGTTCGGGCAGGCGTACGCCGTCGAGCTGCAGCGCTGGGTGGACGCCGCCGGCCAGGGCACGATCGACGGACCCGGTGCCTGGGACGGCTACGCCGCGGTCGCGGTCTGCGAGGCCGGTGTCCAGGCCCTGACCGTCGACGGCAAAGTCGAAGTCCAACTCCAGACCCGCCCGGAGGCCGCCCGATGA
- a CDS encoding ATP-binding cassette domain-containing protein, giving the protein MTDSLREHADPELHKGEALVEMVDVGKTYGAIRALKGINMTVRAGEVTGVLGDNGAGKSTLIKIIAGLHPHNEGTMLVHGNPTTFASPREALGQGIATVYQDLAVVGLMEVWRNFFLGSELVTSKFPLAGMRVKEMKQIADQELRKMGIVVKDIDQPIGTLSGGQRQCVAIARAVYFGARVLILDEPTAALGVKQSGVVLKYTAAARDAGLGVVFITHNPHHAYLVSDHFIILKLGQAVLDRKRSDVGLDELTRQMAGGDELTELSHELQR; this is encoded by the coding sequence ATGACCGATAGTTTGCGTGAGCATGCCGATCCGGAGCTGCACAAGGGTGAGGCGTTGGTGGAGATGGTTGATGTCGGGAAAACGTATGGGGCGATCCGGGCGTTGAAGGGCATCAACATGACCGTGAGGGCCGGGGAGGTGACCGGTGTGCTCGGTGACAACGGGGCCGGGAAATCGACGTTGATCAAGATCATCGCCGGGCTGCACCCGCACAACGAGGGCACCATGCTCGTGCACGGCAACCCGACCACCTTCGCCTCCCCCCGCGAAGCCCTCGGCCAAGGCATCGCCACCGTCTACCAAGACCTCGCCGTGGTCGGACTCATGGAGGTGTGGCGGAACTTCTTCCTCGGCTCCGAACTCGTCACCTCCAAGTTCCCGCTGGCCGGGATGCGGGTCAAGGAGATGAAACAGATCGCCGACCAAGAGCTCCGGAAGATGGGGATCGTGGTCAAAGACATCGACCAACCCATCGGCACCCTGTCCGGCGGCCAACGCCAATGCGTGGCCATCGCTAGGGCCGTCTACTTCGGCGCCCGCGTCCTGATCCTGGACGAGCCGACCGCCGCCCTCGGCGTGAAACAGTCCGGGGTCGTGCTGAAATACACGGCGGCCGCCCGGGATGCCGGGTTGGGGGTGGTATTCATCACCCACAACCCACACCACGCCTACCTGGTCAGTGACCACTTCATCATCTTGAAACTCGGCCAAGCCGTCCTCGACCGCAAACGCTCCGACGTCGGCCTCGACGAACTCACCCGCCAAATGGCCGGCGGCGACGAACTCACCGAACTCAGCCACGAACTCCAACGCTGA
- a CDS encoding ABC transporter permease encodes MSQSVKSAPVGAPSEASNRVKLGWSNRLLARPEVGAAVAAVVILIFFLVVAPSFRSAESLFTVLYAASTIGIVAVAVGMLMIGGEFDLSAGVIVTSAGLFNALFCYYLGINLIVGAVVSLVFCLGIGFFNGYMVMRTGIPSFLITLGSFFVLQGANLGVTKLVSGAVSSPNISQMDGYAVLSTIFAGSFKIGPVTVWNTVIWWFLFVALSSWILNRTKIGNWIYAVGGNAASARAVGVPVIRVKVGLFMAVSFLGWFVGMHTLYRFNTLQAGNGVGNEFIYIIAAVVGGTLLTGGYGNAIGVAIGAFIFGMTQLGIVYAGWDPNWFRAFLGVMLLLAVMVNLYVKRLSTTRKVG; translated from the coding sequence ATGAGTCAGTCTGTGAAGTCGGCGCCGGTGGGTGCGCCGTCGGAGGCGTCGAACCGGGTGAAGTTGGGTTGGTCGAATCGTCTTCTTGCTCGTCCTGAGGTGGGTGCCGCGGTGGCTGCGGTGGTCATCTTGATCTTCTTTTTGGTGGTGGCGCCGTCGTTTCGGTCGGCGGAGTCGTTGTTCACGGTGTTGTATGCGGCGTCGACGATCGGGATTGTCGCGGTCGCGGTCGGCATGTTGATGATCGGTGGTGAGTTCGATCTGTCGGCGGGTGTGATCGTCACCTCGGCGGGCTTGTTCAACGCCTTGTTCTGTTACTACCTGGGCATCAATTTGATCGTGGGCGCGGTGGTGTCGTTGGTGTTCTGTCTGGGGATCGGGTTCTTCAACGGCTACATGGTGATGCGCACCGGCATCCCGAGCTTTTTGATCACCCTCGGTTCGTTCTTCGTGTTGCAGGGCGCGAACCTGGGTGTCACCAAACTCGTATCCGGCGCGGTGTCCAGCCCGAACATCTCCCAGATGGACGGCTACGCCGTCTTGTCGACGATTTTTGCGGGGTCGTTCAAGATCGGCCCGGTCACGGTGTGGAACACGGTGATCTGGTGGTTCTTGTTCGTCGCCTTGTCCTCCTGGATTTTGAACCGGACGAAGATCGGCAACTGGATCTACGCGGTCGGCGGGAACGCCGCGAGCGCGCGGGCGGTGGGTGTGCCGGTGATCCGGGTGAAGGTCGGCCTGTTCATGGCCGTCTCCTTCCTTGGCTGGTTCGTCGGCATGCACACCTTGTACCGGTTCAACACGTTGCAGGCCGGCAACGGGGTCGGCAACGAGTTCATCTACATCATCGCCGCCGTCGTCGGCGGCACCCTGCTCACCGGCGGCTACGGGAACGCGATCGGCGTCGCGATCGGCGCGTTCATCTTCGGCATGACCCAGTTGGGCATCGTGTACGCCGGGTGGGATCCGAACTGGTTCCGCGCGTTCCTCGGCGTGATGCTGCTGCTCGCGGTGATGGTGAACCTGTATGTGAAGAGACTCTCCACCACCCGAAAGGTCGGCTGA
- a CDS encoding sugar ABC transporter substrate-binding protein encodes MIPRKLGVLAVGTAAALALTLAACSGGGAPQTESNDGSGGGGGNSGYTIAMVTHETPGDTFWDKIRAGAEQAAKDTGSELKYSNDPQADKQAQLIQAAVDSKVDGIATTLVTPDALAGAVKSATNAGIPLVGFNSGIDDYQKLGALMYFGSDETLAGQTAGERIAKAGGKHPLCVIQAAGSVALEARCAGVKAKVPGTENIQVNGADDSAVVASLQAKLQQDPSIDYIVTLGAPIALDALKSMEQSSSKAKLITFDLNVDAAQAIKDGKIEFSIDQQPYLQGYLAVSSLYLYIKNGNDIGGGKAVLTGPSFVDKDNIDAILPFAKNNTR; translated from the coding sequence ATGATCCCTCGCAAACTCGGTGTGCTGGCGGTTGGCACTGCGGCCGCCTTGGCGCTGACCCTCGCTGCATGCAGTGGTGGCGGTGCTCCACAGACGGAATCGAATGATGGCAGTGGTGGTGGGGGCGGCAATTCCGGCTACACGATCGCCATGGTCACCCACGAGACCCCCGGCGACACGTTCTGGGACAAGATTCGAGCGGGTGCAGAGCAGGCGGCCAAGGACACGGGCTCCGAACTGAAGTACTCCAACGATCCGCAAGCCGACAAGCAGGCTCAGCTGATCCAGGCTGCGGTGGACTCGAAGGTCGACGGGATCGCCACCACGCTGGTCACCCCGGACGCACTGGCTGGTGCGGTGAAGTCGGCTACCAACGCGGGCATTCCGTTGGTGGGCTTCAACTCGGGCATCGACGACTACCAGAAGCTGGGTGCGTTGATGTACTTCGGCTCCGATGAGACGCTGGCCGGCCAGACCGCCGGCGAACGGATCGCCAAGGCCGGCGGCAAGCACCCGTTGTGCGTCATCCAAGCCGCCGGATCGGTCGCTCTGGAAGCACGCTGCGCTGGTGTGAAGGCCAAGGTGCCGGGCACCGAGAACATCCAGGTCAACGGCGCCGACGACTCCGCGGTGGTGGCCAGCCTGCAGGCGAAGCTGCAGCAGGATCCGTCGATCGACTACATCGTCACGCTGGGCGCGCCGATCGCTCTGGACGCACTCAAGTCGATGGAACAGTCCTCCAGCAAGGCGAAACTGATCACATTCGATCTGAATGTCGATGCGGCGCAGGCGATCAAGGATGGCAAGATCGAGTTCTCGATCGATCAGCAACCGTATCTGCAGGGCTATCTGGCCGTGTCGTCGCTCTACCTCTACATCAAGAACGGTAACGACATCGGTGGTGGCAAGGCGGTCCTGACCGGCCCGTCGTTCGTCGACAAGGACAACATCGACGCCATCCTGCCGTTCGCAAAGAACAACACTCGGTAG
- a CDS encoding helix-turn-helix transcriptional regulator, with translation MSNRSEVREFLAARRARITPAQAGLPSWGGTRRVPGLRREEVALLAGVSVDYYTRLERGDLAGVSEAVLDAIAGALQLDEAERTHLHNLARTAQTGPRRASRAGRNAATRPEVRPEIRRVLEALTEAPAYLRNGRRDLLAANQLGQALYADLFLDPSRPPNLGRYVFCDARSRTFFPNWPTVARDMVAALRIEAGKNPYDREVSDLVGELSTRSDEFATLWAAQQVRFHRSGRKSFQHPIVGELDLSFEALELPADPGLSLVVYTADPGSSAEDGLLLLMSWAATQEAARPRTGT, from the coding sequence ATGAGCAATCGCAGCGAGGTGCGCGAGTTCCTCGCCGCCCGGCGCGCCCGGATCACCCCAGCGCAGGCCGGGTTGCCTTCCTGGGGTGGCACTCGGCGGGTGCCTGGCTTGCGCCGGGAGGAGGTGGCGCTGTTAGCCGGAGTGAGCGTCGACTACTACACCCGACTGGAGCGCGGCGACCTCGCCGGCGTATCCGAGGCCGTGTTGGACGCCATCGCCGGAGCGCTGCAGCTCGACGAGGCCGAGCGCACGCACCTGCACAATCTGGCGCGGACCGCCCAGACCGGCCCGCGCCGAGCCAGCCGAGCCGGCCGAAACGCGGCCACCCGCCCCGAGGTCCGTCCGGAGATCCGCCGCGTTCTGGAGGCGCTGACCGAGGCGCCCGCCTATCTGCGCAACGGACGCCGGGATCTCCTGGCCGCCAACCAGCTCGGCCAGGCGCTCTATGCCGACCTGTTCCTCGACCCGAGCAGACCACCCAACCTGGGCCGTTACGTCTTCTGCGACGCGCGATCACGCACCTTCTTCCCGAACTGGCCGACCGTCGCTCGAGACATGGTCGCAGCGCTGCGGATCGAAGCCGGCAAGAACCCGTACGACCGCGAGGTGAGCGATCTCGTCGGTGAGCTGAGCACGCGCAGCGACGAGTTCGCCACGCTGTGGGCGGCGCAGCAGGTTCGCTTCCACCGAAGTGGACGCAAGTCATTCCAGCACCCGATCGTGGGCGAGCTGGACCTGAGCTTCGAGGCGTTGGAGCTGCCCGCCGATCCAGGCCTGTCGCTGGTCGTCTACACCGCCGACCCTGGAAGCTCCGCGGAGGATGGGCTGCTCTTGCTGATGTCCTGGGCGGCGACACAAGAAGCAGCCCGGCCGCGAACTGGCACCTGA
- a CDS encoding MBL fold metallo-hydrolase, translating into MFIASFPAGPWQTNCYVVATQPGAECLILDPGVGAADGVRELVAEHRLKPVAVVLTHGHLDHMFAVAPVCGSYDATCWIHPDDRALLTDPLRAMGAETHHLLAQLTGGTSTFAEPDDVRELVDGSVLEIAGVTLDAIHAPGHTAGSVMYRSDYPLTSLGADTEIDQVVFSGDVLFAGSIGRTDLPGGDQVAMLRSLKDKVLPLPDSAAVLPGHGPQTTMAHERATNPYLRARLG; encoded by the coding sequence GTGTTCATCGCGTCCTTTCCGGCAGGCCCTTGGCAGACCAACTGTTACGTGGTCGCGACCCAGCCAGGGGCGGAGTGTCTGATCCTCGATCCGGGGGTCGGTGCGGCGGACGGCGTACGCGAGCTGGTCGCCGAGCATCGGCTCAAACCGGTCGCAGTGGTGCTCACCCATGGCCATCTCGACCACATGTTCGCCGTCGCGCCGGTGTGCGGGAGCTATGACGCGACCTGTTGGATCCACCCCGATGACCGCGCTCTGCTGACCGACCCGCTGCGCGCGATGGGCGCCGAGACTCATCACCTGCTCGCCCAGCTCACGGGCGGGACGTCAACCTTCGCCGAGCCGGACGACGTACGAGAACTCGTCGATGGATCGGTGCTGGAGATCGCCGGAGTCACTCTCGACGCGATTCATGCGCCGGGTCACACCGCCGGCTCGGTGATGTATCGCTCCGACTATCCCTTGACCTCGCTCGGTGCCGACACCGAGATCGACCAGGTCGTCTTCAGCGGTGATGTGCTCTTCGCAGGCTCGATCGGACGCACCGATCTGCCGGGTGGCGACCAAGTCGCGATGCTCCGGTCACTGAAGGACAAGGTGCTGCCGCTCCCGGACAGTGCGGCCGTGCTGCCCGGCCACGGTCCGCAGACCACGATGGCTCATGAGCGAGCCACCAACCCGTACTTGCGCGCCCGGCTTGGCTAG
- a CDS encoding DUF349 domain-containing protein produces the protein MDLMSDEGAPATPAPGPASFGRVDPDGTVYVCTQAGERAVGQVPDVPPDEALAFFTRRYEALDLEVSLLETRVASGALSPDDAMSSIKTVRGSVADAHAVGDLDGLSARLDALVPRVAEQRAARKAERAKATAQAKEAKERFVAEAEKLALSNDWRGGVNRFRDLLEDWKALPRLDRATDDELWHRFSSARTTYTRQRKAQFAREAEQRDVARRAKEKLVAEAEALQNSTDWAQTTTAYRDLMSRWRAAGSAPKGVDDELWKRFRGAQDVFFAAKQAVQSEQDTEFRANGAAKQELLSEAEALVPVRDLAAAKAAYRDILDRWSAIGKVPREMIRPLDSRLRAVETAIRHAEDDQWRRTNPEARARAEDTAAKLEAQIAQLEEKAAKAEARGDAKAARDAHSSADTYRQWLEQALKAADDFSG, from the coding sequence ATGGACCTCATGAGTGACGAAGGCGCCCCCGCCACTCCCGCACCAGGGCCCGCCTCCTTTGGCCGAGTCGACCCCGACGGGACGGTGTACGTCTGCACCCAAGCCGGCGAACGTGCCGTCGGCCAGGTGCCCGATGTGCCTCCCGACGAAGCTCTGGCATTCTTCACTCGCCGCTACGAGGCGTTGGACTTGGAGGTCTCCCTGCTGGAGACCCGGGTCGCCTCCGGTGCGCTGTCCCCCGACGACGCGATGTCATCGATCAAGACGGTCCGGGGCAGCGTCGCCGACGCTCATGCCGTCGGCGACCTGGATGGCCTCTCCGCTCGCCTCGACGCCCTGGTGCCGAGAGTCGCCGAGCAGCGTGCCGCACGCAAGGCCGAGCGGGCGAAGGCGACGGCCCAGGCCAAAGAGGCCAAGGAGCGTTTCGTCGCCGAGGCCGAGAAGCTGGCTCTCAGCAACGACTGGCGCGGCGGGGTCAACCGGTTCCGAGACCTGCTGGAGGATTGGAAAGCGCTCCCCCGGCTCGATCGAGCGACAGATGACGAACTGTGGCACCGATTCTCCAGCGCCCGCACCACCTACACTCGCCAGCGCAAGGCGCAGTTCGCCCGGGAGGCTGAACAGCGCGACGTCGCCCGCCGGGCCAAGGAGAAGCTGGTCGCCGAGGCCGAGGCGCTGCAGAACTCCACCGACTGGGCCCAGACCACGACGGCGTACCGAGATCTGATGTCCCGCTGGCGGGCTGCCGGCTCGGCACCCAAGGGTGTCGACGACGAGCTGTGGAAGCGATTCCGCGGCGCCCAGGATGTGTTCTTCGCCGCCAAGCAGGCCGTGCAGTCGGAGCAGGACACTGAGTTTCGGGCCAATGGCGCCGCCAAGCAGGAACTGCTCAGCGAGGCCGAGGCGCTGGTGCCGGTCCGCGACCTGGCCGCAGCCAAGGCGGCCTACCGGGACATCCTCGACCGCTGGTCGGCGATCGGCAAGGTGCCACGCGAGATGATCCGGCCGCTCGACAGCCGGCTGCGCGCCGTCGAGACCGCGATCCGGCACGCCGAGGACGACCAATGGCGACGGACCAACCCCGAGGCACGCGCCCGGGCCGAGGACACCGCCGCCAAGCTCGAGGCCCAGATCGCCCAGCTCGAGGAGAAGGCCGCCAAGGCGGAAGCTCGAGGCGATGCCAAGGCCGCCCGCGACGCCCATTCGTCAGCGGACACCTACCGTCAGTGGCTGGAGCAGGCCCTCAAGGCAGCCGACGACTTCAGCGGCTGA